A window from Drosophila subobscura isolate 14011-0131.10 chromosome O, UCBerk_Dsub_1.0, whole genome shotgun sequence encodes these proteins:
- the LOC117899395 gene encoding follistatin: MKSFLSLCVILAVALSQVEASCTGDCPNTEEVVWALGPNCQVFRNKCYFDKANCTRKPPLTITTKEECQKKCADICPAIYQPVYVIQNGKTRTFGNACEKNAHTCRTGETFVE, from the exons ATGAAGTCatttctctcgctctgtgtgaTTCTCGCTGTGGCTCTGAGCCAAGTCGAAGCCAGTTGTACCGGGGACTGTCCGAACACGGAGGAAGTTGTCTGGGCTCTGGGTCCTAATTGCCAAGTCTTCCGGAATAAGTGCTACTTTGACAAGGCGAATTGCACTCGCAAGCCAC CTCTGACCATCACCACCAAGGAGGAGTGCCAGAAAAAGTGCGCGGACATATGTCCAGCAATCTATCAGCCTGTATATGTAATTCAGAACGGAAAGACGCGAACCTTTGGCAATGCTTGCGAAAAGAATGCTCACACATGTCGCACGGGCGAAA CTTTTGTAGAATAA